One genomic segment of Hordeum vulgare subsp. vulgare chromosome 2H, MorexV3_pseudomolecules_assembly, whole genome shotgun sequence includes these proteins:
- the LOC123427240 gene encoding 60S ribosomal protein L27-3-like, with product MVKFLKPGNAVIVLHSRYAGKKAVIMRVFEEGTHDRPYGYCLVASLAKYPKKVIRKDSTKKMAKKSRVKVFLKLVNYTLDVDLKEVVSHAPDSLTTKDKKLIAAKSAKAKLEERFKTDKNRWFFTKLRVKGTKQKLSEDLELNRAQLVAVKAKPEEVKKLTRKAHSCLIAPESIGQLQKDLDAARESQRYTESQHEAGHRVLSHSLDGKNELKAENQRHAEEIERLKTQLLEDHEESQRLKGGMFGE from the exons atggtgaagttcctAAAGCCGGGCAACGCGGTGATCGTGCTGCATAGCAGGTACGCCgggaagaaggcggtgatcatgcGCGTGTTCGAGGAGGGCACCCACGACCGCCCCTATGGGTACTGCCTGGTGGCCAGCCTAGCCAAATACCCGAAGAAGGTGATCCGCAAGGACTCGACCAAGAAGATGGCCAAGAAGTCCCGCGTAAAGGTTTTCCTCAAGCTCGTCAACTACACCCTCGACGTCGACCTCAAGGAGGTGGTCTCCCACGCCCCCGACTCCCTCACCACCAAGGACAAGAAGCTCATCGCCGCCAAGTCCGCCAAGGCCAAGCTCGAGGAGAGGTTCAAGACCGACAAGAACAGgtggttcttcaccaagctcc GTGTCAAGGGAACAAAACAAAAATTGTCCGAGGACCTTGAGTTAAATCGAGCACAATTGGTGGCTGTGAAGGCCAAACCAGAGGAGGTGAAAAAGTTAACCAGGAAGGCACACA GTTGCCTTATAGCACCCGAGTCCATAGGTCAGTTGCAGAAAGATTTGGATGCGGCCAGAGAATCTCAAAGGTATACCGAATCACAGCACGAAGCCGGCCACCGGGTACTGTCCCACAGTCTTGATGGAAAGAACGAGCTCAAGGCGGAAAACCAGCGACATGCCGAAGAAATTGAGAGGTTAAAAACTCAACTTCTAGAAGACCATGAAGAGAGCCAGAGATTAAAAGGTGGCATGTTTGGTGAATGA